The following are from one region of the Treponema denticola genome:
- a CDS encoding ribonucleoside triphosphate reductase, giving the protein MEGKSTNQTVFPEWKSFLGTMEKAKPEILRSVVKRSGEIEAYNRKKIEQAINKAITAVEGSPNDEKAVFLTDKVEEKLKNIMASRYAHSIPAIEEIQDVVELVLIEQQEARLAKAYILYRAKREAVRDAESLMLNINSTMDGYLSQSDWRVKENANVNFSLGGLILHNSGTITANYWLKNIYTPAIAEAHITAAFHIHDLSMFSGYCAGWSLRQLIHEGLGGVPDKITSKPPKHLSTLIQQIVNFLGIMQNEWAGAQAFSSFDTYLAPFVKKDKMSEANVKQCLQSFVYGVNTPSRWGSQAPFTNITLDWVCPPDLANQKAVVGGKTQDFTYGDCQKEMDMINKLFIELMLEGDAAGRGFQYPIPTYNITSDFDWSSPNAKLLFEMTARYGTPYFQNFINSDLNPGDVRSMCCRLQLDKRELRKRGGGLFGSDEFTGSIGVVTINMPQIGYLSKTEKDYFDRLDYLMDIAKQSLEIKRKVIEKLLEGGLFPYTKRYLHHLNNHFSTIGICGMNESCLNFLGEDIVSPRGKAFAEKVLTYMRNRLADFQEETGSLFNLEATPAESTSYRLARHDKNQFPDIISSGDAEPYYTNSSQLPVAYTTDVFEALDHQESLQRKYTGGTVFHIFLGESIKDWESCRDLVKAVANNYRIPYFSISPTFSICPVHGYLEGEHFECPYCKREKQAKLELKLAELEKERAEVLSVTSKM; this is encoded by the coding sequence ATGGAGGGGAAAAGTACAAATCAAACGGTTTTTCCTGAATGGAAGTCCTTTTTAGGGACAATGGAGAAGGCAAAGCCTGAGATATTGCGCTCGGTAGTAAAACGTTCGGGAGAAATTGAGGCGTATAATCGAAAAAAAATAGAACAGGCAATCAATAAGGCTATAACCGCAGTTGAAGGCAGCCCAAATGATGAAAAAGCTGTGTTTTTAACGGACAAGGTCGAAGAAAAGCTTAAAAATATTATGGCTTCCCGCTATGCCCATTCTATTCCGGCAATAGAAGAAATTCAGGATGTTGTAGAGCTTGTTTTAATTGAACAGCAAGAAGCCCGTCTTGCAAAGGCCTATATCCTTTACAGGGCAAAGAGAGAGGCCGTGCGGGATGCGGAAAGCCTCATGCTGAATATAAACAGCACCATGGACGGATATTTAAGTCAATCCGACTGGCGCGTAAAAGAAAATGCCAACGTAAACTTTTCTTTAGGCGGTCTTATTCTCCATAACTCCGGTACTATTACGGCAAATTATTGGCTTAAAAATATTTATACACCTGCCATTGCCGAAGCCCATATAACGGCAGCCTTTCATATTCATGACCTTTCAATGTTTTCGGGCTACTGTGCAGGCTGGTCCCTTAGGCAGCTTATCCATGAGGGGTTGGGCGGGGTTCCCGATAAGATTACCTCAAAGCCTCCCAAGCATTTATCGACACTTATTCAGCAGATAGTCAACTTTTTAGGTATTATGCAGAACGAGTGGGCCGGAGCTCAAGCCTTTAGCTCCTTTGACACATATTTGGCTCCCTTTGTAAAAAAGGATAAGATGAGTGAAGCCAACGTAAAACAATGCCTTCAAAGCTTTGTTTACGGTGTAAACACTCCCAGCCGCTGGGGTTCTCAGGCTCCATTTACGAATATAACCTTGGACTGGGTATGTCCGCCCGACCTTGCAAACCAAAAGGCTGTTGTCGGGGGCAAAACACAGGATTTTACATACGGTGACTGTCAAAAAGAAATGGATATGATAAATAAGCTCTTTATTGAACTTATGCTTGAAGGAGATGCCGCAGGACGAGGTTTCCAATATCCAATTCCCACTTACAATATAACCTCCGATTTTGACTGGTCAAGTCCGAATGCAAAACTGCTTTTTGAGATGACTGCCCGATACGGTACGCCCTATTTTCAAAACTTTATAAATTCCGACCTAAATCCCGGGGATGTGCGTTCCATGTGCTGCCGTCTTCAACTCGATAAAAGGGAATTGCGTAAAAGGGGAGGCGGACTTTTCGGTTCTGATGAGTTTACGGGCTCCATAGGGGTAGTTACGATAAACATGCCTCAAATCGGGTACCTATCAAAAACCGAAAAGGACTACTTTGACCGCTTGGACTACCTCATGGACATCGCAAAACAAAGTCTTGAGATAAAGAGGAAGGTAATCGAAAAGCTACTGGAGGGAGGCCTTTTCCCGTATACTAAGAGGTATTTACATCATCTAAACAATCACTTTTCGACTATAGGAATTTGCGGTATGAACGAGTCCTGCCTAAACTTTTTAGGCGAGGATATTGTAAGCCCTAGGGGAAAGGCCTTTGCCGAAAAGGTCTTAACCTATATGAGAAACCGCCTTGCAGACTTCCAAGAAGAGACGGGCAGCTTATTCAATCTTGAAGCAACCCCGGCTGAAAGTACTTCTTACAGACTGGCTCGCCACGATAAAAATCAGTTCCCCGATATAATAAGTTCGGGAGATGCCGAGCCTTATTACACCAACTCAAGCCAGCTTCCCGTTGCCTATACTACCGATGTTTTTGAAGCCTTGGATCATCAAGAAAGTTTACAGCGTAAGTATACGGGAGGTACGGTTTTTCACATATTCTTGGGTGAATCTATCAAGGATTGGGAATCTTGCAGGGATTTGGTTAAGGCTGTTGCAAACAATTACCGTATTCCCTATTTTTCAATTTCGCCGACATTTTCGATATGTCCTGTTCACGGTTATCTTGAGGGTGAACATTTTGAGTGCCCTTATTGTAAGCGCGAAAAACAGGCAAAACTTGAACTGAAACTGGCTGAGCTTGAAAAAGAAAGGGCCGAGGTCTTGAGTGTTACTTCTAAAATGTAA
- the hflC gene encoding protease modulator HflC: protein MENYENTENTEDVRFESPSSKNKIKPEKNKKDKKGFGWLFFIIILVVLFFFLKPFYILNEGNVAIITKFGAVVKTEKEAGLHFKMPLIHTVNKYTAKLLRLDGDPQKILTLEKQYLKVDTTSRWRIVDVKKFYESLTTYDSAYSRLSDIVDSSVRDIISVNSLADVVRSSNIINESKKTEEFNLENAEVDLGSLKTEKVNFPVIKKGRETLADEILAKANSQLGEFGLEVVDLIFKGIKYSDELENSVFSRMIKERNQIAGTFRSTGDGEKLKILGELENEKRTILSQAYAEAERIKGDADAKAVAIYAESYGKSPEFYSFWKSMEIYKNSLPETEKVLSTDMEYFQYLYRH, encoded by the coding sequence ATGGAAAATTATGAAAATACCGAAAACACTGAAGATGTAAGATTTGAAAGTCCTTCTTCCAAAAATAAGATAAAACCGGAAAAAAACAAAAAAGACAAAAAAGGTTTCGGATGGCTTTTCTTTATAATAATACTCGTTGTTTTATTTTTTTTCCTAAAGCCGTTTTATATTTTAAATGAAGGCAATGTTGCCATTATAACTAAATTCGGAGCTGTAGTAAAAACGGAAAAAGAGGCCGGGCTTCATTTTAAAATGCCCTTGATTCATACAGTAAACAAATACACGGCAAAACTCTTACGTCTTGACGGCGATCCACAAAAGATTCTTACTTTAGAAAAACAGTATCTTAAGGTAGATACTACCAGCCGATGGCGTATAGTTGACGTAAAAAAGTTTTATGAATCCCTTACAACCTATGATAGCGCTTATTCCCGCCTTTCGGATATTGTAGATTCATCTGTTAGAGATATTATTTCGGTAAATAGTCTTGCCGATGTTGTACGAAGCTCAAATATTATAAATGAAAGCAAAAAAACGGAAGAGTTTAACCTTGAAAATGCCGAAGTTGACCTTGGTTCCTTAAAGACGGAAAAAGTAAACTTCCCTGTGATAAAAAAGGGCAGGGAAACTCTGGCTGATGAAATTTTGGCCAAGGCCAATAGCCAGCTGGGTGAATTCGGCTTGGAAGTGGTTGACCTAATTTTTAAAGGAATTAAGTATTCGGATGAGCTTGAAAATTCCGTATTCAGCCGTATGATAAAAGAAAGGAATCAGATTGCAGGAACCTTTAGGTCTACAGGCGACGGTGAAAAGCTTAAAATCTTAGGAGAATTGGAAAACGAAAAAAGGACTATCTTGTCGCAAGCTTATGCCGAGGCAGAAAGGATAAAGGGAGATGCCGATGCAAAGGCTGTTGCAATCTATGCCGAAAGTTACGGTAAGTCCCCCGAATTCTACAGCTTTTGGAAAAGCATGGAGATTTATAAAAATTCCTTGCCCGAGACCGAAAAAGTCCTCTCAACGGATATGGAATATTTTCAGTATCTGTATAGGCATTAA
- the nrdR gene encoding transcriptional regulator NrdR, protein MRCPHCGNCDDKVMESRTLAQGDCIRRRRECLACGYRFTSYEHIEEKPFMVIKKDGRREPFDRKKLEKGIERALEKRPVSLNSIENIVTEIEDQAVLNSGLNKEIETTALGEMVLSHLYSIDKVAYIRFASVYKQFSNLDEFVNEVKKVRK, encoded by the coding sequence ATGAGATGTCCGCATTGCGGAAACTGCGATGATAAGGTTATGGAATCAAGAACTCTGGCTCAAGGGGACTGTATCCGAAGGAGACGGGAGTGTCTTGCCTGCGGTTACCGCTTTACAAGTTATGAGCATATTGAAGAAAAACCTTTTATGGTTATCAAAAAAGACGGCCGCAGGGAGCCCTTTGACCGAAAAAAGCTTGAAAAAGGTATTGAACGAGCTCTTGAAAAGCGGCCTGTTTCCTTAAACAGTATAGAAAATATTGTTACTGAAATTGAAGATCAGGCTGTTTTAAATTCGGGGCTTAACAAAGAGATAGAAACTACTGCTTTGGGCGAGATGGTTCTATCTCATTTGTATTCAATAGACAAAGTGGCATATATCCGCTTTGCCTCCGTTTATAAACAATTCAGCAACTTGGATGAATTTGTAAACGAGGTAAAAAAAGTAAGAAAATAA
- a CDS encoding ATP-binding protein, which produces MAAGKQLIKENSAYIDILPEWAQELSRKYCSKTANLYFVHGNIRDFLPHQITEYGHNFLFIKIRDYISEVLFGNQDIIVYYDKSGGVSFCTSDMERAYLETMHMTYPDVPPENFLSRDPEEAFSYLERYFVLNFGKNLRIVLIVDYAETIIPADEIGNLDETDRYCLVTLNRWSHEPSFTREDISIIMLTENLTDLNPRLTASPSTIKVRIPLPDAAVRVNFLEHLRRTEEILLAERGLSPERMGALTSGLNLLNLYQLVGESYQDDKPISLDYLATKKREIIENEAGGLLEFIDTDYDLSLVSGHDFVKKRFKFAAKALKAARTDVLPMGYLISGPIGTGKTFIVSAFAGEIGIPMVRLRNFRSQWQGATESNLEKVLNILRAMSPVAVMIDEADVVLGNRTANDISGTSSRVFAQIANFMGNTAYRGKIIWFLITCRPDLIPVDLKRQGRAEEHLALFYPETDAERLDLFETLQRKLRIKLHDVNLNSIIKKIKFDVSGADIEAILVRAKMNATVEGRAMVIQKDLEETIADFIPPSYPYEIELQNLVAAIECTSKEMVPKKYQSMQRSAMSSEIFEIKQLLGEK; this is translated from the coding sequence ATGGCAGCGGGAAAACAGCTGATTAAAGAAAATAGTGCCTATATAGATATTTTGCCGGAATGGGCACAGGAGCTTTCCAGAAAATATTGCTCAAAAACGGCAAACCTTTACTTTGTACATGGAAATATAAGGGATTTTTTACCCCATCAAATAACCGAATATGGACATAACTTCTTGTTCATAAAAATAAGAGATTATATTTCCGAAGTTTTGTTTGGAAATCAGGACATAATAGTGTATTACGATAAGTCCGGAGGCGTTTCTTTTTGTACTTCCGATATGGAAAGAGCTTATCTTGAGACAATGCATATGACTTATCCTGATGTACCTCCCGAAAACTTTTTATCCCGAGACCCTGAGGAGGCTTTTTCTTACCTTGAAAGGTATTTTGTTCTAAATTTCGGCAAGAATTTGAGGATTGTTCTTATCGTAGATTATGCCGAAACCATAATTCCTGCCGATGAGATCGGAAATTTGGATGAAACCGATAGGTACTGCCTTGTTACCCTAAACAGATGGTCCCATGAGCCTTCTTTTACTCGGGAAGATATTTCGATAATAATGCTTACCGAAAACCTGACAGACCTAAACCCCCGCCTTACAGCTTCTCCTTCCACAATAAAGGTGCGTATTCCCCTGCCTGATGCGGCCGTAAGGGTTAATTTTTTAGAACATTTAAGACGTACCGAGGAAATCCTTTTAGCTGAGAGGGGCTTGAGCCCTGAAAGAATGGGTGCTTTAACCTCCGGTTTAAATCTATTAAATCTTTACCAGCTTGTAGGAGAGTCTTATCAGGACGACAAGCCTATAAGTTTGGATTATTTGGCAACCAAAAAAAGGGAAATTATCGAAAATGAGGCCGGAGGCCTTTTGGAATTTATAGATACGGATTATGACCTCTCCCTTGTTTCCGGCCATGACTTTGTAAAAAAGCGCTTTAAATTTGCGGCTAAGGCTTTAAAGGCTGCCCGAACCGATGTTCTTCCTATGGGCTATCTTATCTCCGGCCCAATAGGCACGGGAAAGACCTTTATAGTGTCCGCCTTTGCAGGCGAAATAGGCATTCCCATGGTGCGTTTACGAAATTTCCGCTCTCAATGGCAGGGAGCTACCGAATCGAATCTTGAAAAGGTGCTGAATATTTTGAGGGCTATGTCGCCTGTGGCAGTTATGATAGATGAGGCCGATGTTGTGCTCGGAAACCGCACCGCAAACGATATATCCGGTACCTCTAGCAGGGTTTTTGCTCAAATAGCAAATTTTATGGGGAATACGGCTTACAGGGGAAAGATAATCTGGTTTTTGATTACCTGCCGCCCCGACCTTATTCCCGTCGACTTAAAAAGGCAGGGCAGGGCTGAAGAACATCTGGCTCTTTTTTATCCCGAAACCGATGCCGAAAGGCTTGATCTTTTTGAAACTCTTCAAAGAAAACTCCGCATCAAGCTCCATGATGTAAATTTAAATTCGATAATAAAAAAGATTAAATTCGATGTATCCGGTGCGGATATAGAAGCCATACTTGTGCGTGCCAAGATGAACGCTACTGTAGAAGGCAGAGCAATGGTTATACAAAAAGACTTGGAAGAAACTATAGCCGATTTTATTCCGCCTTCTTATCCCTATGAGATAGAGCTGCAAAATTTGGTTGCAGCAATAGAGTGCACAAGCAAGGAGATGGTTCCGAAAAAATACCAATCCATGCAGCGCTCTGCCATGTCTTCGGAAATTTTCGAAATAAAACAGCTTTTAGGAGAAAAATAA
- the hflK gene encoding FtsH protease activity modulator HflK gives MKQKKVDPSKMLGALRTIIILIVIALIAFSGIKVIPTTDNGVVTRFGKYANTLSPGLNFVIPFVDQVYKVPVKTVQKEEFGFRTARSSERSEYQNSILSESSMLTGDLNIINVEWVIQYKIVDPKAWLFNVEEDQRNKTVRDISKSVVNSLVGDRAIMDIISLDRDSIAVLAQEKMNEKYKQIGLGISVSSVQLQNIVPPQEVQAAFEDVNIAIQDMNRLINEGKEAYNKEIPKAKGEAQKMIEEARGYASERINKANGDVARFNAVYAEYVKAPDITRRRLYLETLDAIFKNNENITLIDKNLKNFLPLKELNKGGN, from the coding sequence ATGAAGCAAAAAAAGGTTGATCCTTCAAAGATGTTAGGAGCTTTACGCACGATAATAATACTTATTGTAATTGCTCTTATAGCTTTTTCGGGAATAAAGGTTATCCCTACGACAGATAATGGGGTTGTTACCCGTTTCGGTAAATATGCAAATACCCTTTCACCTGGGCTTAACTTTGTAATTCCATTTGTGGATCAGGTTTATAAGGTTCCGGTTAAGACCGTTCAAAAAGAAGAATTCGGCTTCCGCACTGCAAGATCGAGTGAAAGAAGCGAGTACCAAAATTCCATTTTAAGTGAATCTTCAATGCTTACAGGAGACCTGAACATCATAAATGTTGAATGGGTTATTCAGTATAAAATAGTGGACCCTAAGGCTTGGCTTTTTAATGTTGAAGAAGATCAAAGAAATAAAACCGTCAGAGATATTTCAAAATCTGTTGTCAACAGCTTGGTAGGGGACAGGGCTATAATGGACATAATCAGCTTGGATCGTGACAGCATTGCAGTTTTAGCACAAGAAAAAATGAACGAAAAATATAAGCAGATCGGCCTTGGAATTTCCGTTTCCTCGGTACAATTGCAAAACATTGTGCCGCCTCAGGAAGTTCAAGCTGCCTTTGAGGATGTAAACATAGCGATTCAGGATATGAATAGGCTCATAAACGAAGGAAAAGAAGCTTACAATAAAGAGATTCCCAAGGCAAAGGGTGAGGCACAAAAAATGATTGAAGAAGCGAGGGGCTATGCTTCCGAAAGAATAAACAAGGCAAACGGAGATGTTGCCCGTTTTAATGCCGTTTATGCCGAATATGTAAAGGCTCCCGATATTACTAGGAGAAGGCTCTACCTTGAAACTCTCGATGCTATTTTTAAAAATAATGAAAATATTACCCTCATAGACAAAAACTTAAAAAACTTTTTACCTTTAAAAGAATTAAATAAGGGAGGCAACTGA
- a CDS encoding MBOAT family O-acyltransferase, translating to MFFPTISFAVFFLSIFFLYWYIFRQEKERKILLTAASYFFYAMWDWRFCILLFVFTLINYFYGFLLDKEKNYAPRKAIVIIICIIDILYLGFFKYLYTLLSYLNQFFPDMFVNSTLLTLRSWSLLVPVGISYYTFRCMSYVFDIYLCKIRHVKSFWDFLLYVSFFPQLSSGPIVQAEYFFKDLPRALNCDNEKGAKPIAFDRAIVFLISGLYKKMIISNFLTILVTDKIFANPSFYNTWELIFGLLCYTIIIYADFSGYSDMAIGIGILLGFNTPANFNRPYVSKSITEFWRRWHISFSSWLRDYLYFGLGGSRFGLARALFALFFTMLIAGLWHGASWTFLIWGAMQGTMLCIEKIFSEIKERKAIGEEILDEEKNAKKSFDFLRIIPVFIFVNISWLVFFSPSLSELSLYLRSLGNISQSFQIISPFILLIFFAGLFLQLPSESLRKKAFTIYSRLPMIVKVVTTVSFLAALYAVSTSGIPPFIYFAF from the coding sequence ATGTTTTTTCCGACGATTTCTTTTGCAGTTTTTTTTCTCTCAATCTTTTTTTTATACTGGTATATTTTTAGGCAGGAAAAAGAACGAAAAATCCTTTTAACGGCCGCCTCTTATTTTTTCTATGCAATGTGGGATTGGCGTTTTTGTATTTTGCTTTTTGTTTTTACCCTTATAAATTATTTTTACGGTTTTCTTCTCGATAAAGAAAAAAATTATGCACCGCGAAAGGCTATCGTAATTATTATCTGTATTATCGATATTTTATATCTGGGATTTTTTAAATACCTTTACACATTGCTCTCATATTTAAACCAATTTTTTCCGGATATGTTTGTTAATTCTACTCTTTTAACTCTGCGTTCTTGGTCTCTTTTAGTTCCTGTAGGAATTTCTTATTATACTTTTCGATGCATGAGTTATGTCTTTGATATTTATCTTTGTAAGATAAGGCATGTAAAATCTTTTTGGGATTTTTTACTCTATGTATCTTTTTTTCCTCAACTGTCCTCAGGGCCGATTGTTCAGGCCGAGTATTTTTTTAAGGATCTTCCTCGGGCACTTAACTGCGATAATGAAAAAGGAGCAAAACCCATAGCCTTTGACCGTGCTATCGTGTTTTTAATTTCAGGCTTGTATAAAAAAATGATAATTTCAAATTTTTTGACCATACTCGTTACCGATAAAATTTTTGCAAATCCTTCATTTTATAATACATGGGAGCTTATTTTCGGACTACTATGCTATACGATAATTATCTACGCAGATTTTTCGGGCTACAGTGACATGGCGATAGGTATAGGAATCCTTTTGGGATTTAATACGCCTGCAAACTTTAACCGTCCCTATGTTTCAAAGTCTATCACCGAGTTTTGGAGAAGGTGGCATATAAGTTTTTCTTCTTGGCTTAGAGATTATCTTTATTTCGGCTTAGGCGGCTCCCGATTCGGTCTTGCCAGAGCTCTCTTTGCGCTTTTTTTTACGATGCTCATTGCAGGACTTTGGCACGGGGCTTCATGGACATTTTTAATATGGGGAGCTATGCAGGGGACAATGCTGTGTATCGAAAAGATTTTTTCGGAAATAAAAGAACGTAAAGCTATAGGAGAAGAAATTTTAGATGAAGAGAAAAACGCAAAAAAAAGTTTTGATTTTTTGAGAATTATACCGGTCTTTATATTCGTAAACATCAGCTGGCTTGTGTTTTTTTCGCCGTCACTATCGGAACTGAGTTTATATTTAAGATCTCTTGGCAATATTTCTCAGTCATTTCAAATTATAAGTCCCTTTATTCTTTTAATCTTTTTTGCAGGCCTTTTTTTGCAGCTTCCTTCGGAAAGTTTAAGGAAAAAAGCTTTTACAATATATAGCCGTCTTCCGATGATTGTTAAGGTTGTTACCACCGTCAGTTTTTTAGCCGCTCTTTATGCGGTTTCAACTTCGGGTATACCGCCGTTTATTTATTTTGCGTTTTAG
- a CDS encoding periplasmic-type flagellar collar protein FlbB, which translates to MRRSGTIGRIIVLLILIVLLVFGGLLWFDYLGLISSRSLFSPIYSFFGLKTPEGIAPLDSDEMANLENDRYEKRLMALELRSQELDKREEDVQTQENENKQVAEELDDRRLAIEEKEKNYNLLIVERDAREANIIQIAKYINGMPPEKAVSNLIAMDDQDIIDVLRAVEKIAAEEGKNSSVAYWFSLMPASRAAEIQRKMANKPVTFP; encoded by the coding sequence TTGAGAAGAAGCGGAACTATAGGACGAATAATTGTTCTTTTGATATTGATTGTTTTACTTGTTTTCGGAGGCCTATTGTGGTTTGATTATTTAGGCCTGATCAGCTCAAGGAGCTTGTTTTCTCCTATTTACTCCTTTTTCGGTTTAAAAACGCCTGAGGGGATTGCCCCCTTAGATTCCGATGAAATGGCAAATTTGGAAAATGACCGCTACGAAAAACGCTTAATGGCCTTAGAGCTGCGTTCTCAGGAATTGGATAAGCGGGAAGAAGATGTTCAAACTCAGGAAAACGAAAATAAACAGGTTGCCGAAGAGCTCGATGACCGCAGACTGGCTATAGAAGAAAAAGAAAAGAACTATAATCTTTTGATTGTGGAGCGGGATGCCCGTGAGGCGAACATAATCCAAATCGCTAAATATATAAACGGTATGCCCCCTGAAAAAGCCGTTTCAAATCTTATAGCCATGGACGATCAGGATATAATTGACGTGCTTAGGGCTGTAGAAAAAATAGCTGCAGAAGAAGGTAAAAACTCTTCGGTTGCTTATTGGTTTTCTTTGATGCCGGCCTCCAGGGCTGCGGAGATTCAGCGTAAGATGGCAAATAAGCCTGTTACCTTTCCGTAA
- a CDS encoding SGNH/GDSL hydrolase family protein → MKLKDIIKKINDVLFFKIKLKDKKSIFYSANKALSFFLLCIFFFMLLLGKSLDNFSSKIKNPYAAEVFRTAVKPVSELSQKLKLDNLIPSARTFFLRYAGLEGLSDWDSFYYMDSAELIHRERLLALENLGQAIDKSQDKKSSIDNLEKDLERARDGLPVESKPEDVAAVKKMIEELEAKLENVNTVLDRLKDIEQARIAELEKIRLTQKMLELRKEDIFETAAKEEESNVEQAEAPKKVYTYNTERPLRILMIGDSQMHSIAAGFLRLTGQNSSIRVKEISVHSSGFIRSDYYNWPKKLKNVFEESQNERYDIAVIFLGMNDYQNFYADNGKVLVKETEDWESAYRDKVITHLDVLFANTKKVYWLGMPVVRDKIYNAQLLYIEDLQKKIASEYSSIILNKFSLSSIAPGEGVPYTDTVKTAEGKKIRLMKDDGHHYTVSGGEYIMQPFLELLYKDWDLEPCTP, encoded by the coding sequence ATGAAGCTAAAAGATATAATAAAAAAAATAAATGATGTTCTTTTTTTTAAAATAAAACTTAAAGATAAAAAATCTATCTTTTATTCTGCAAACAAAGCTCTTTCGTTTTTTTTACTCTGTATTTTTTTCTTTATGCTGCTCTTAGGTAAATCTTTAGACAATTTTTCATCTAAAATAAAAAATCCTTATGCCGCAGAGGTATTCAGGACTGCCGTTAAACCCGTTTCGGAACTGTCTCAAAAATTGAAACTTGATAATCTGATTCCTTCTGCAAGAACTTTCTTTTTACGCTATGCCGGTCTTGAAGGTTTAAGCGATTGGGATTCTTTTTATTATATGGATTCTGCAGAATTAATTCATCGGGAAAGACTTTTAGCCTTGGAAAACTTAGGGCAGGCTATAGATAAATCTCAAGATAAAAAATCTTCTATAGATAATCTTGAAAAAGACTTGGAAAGAGCAAGAGACGGTTTACCGGTAGAATCAAAACCGGAAGATGTTGCCGCCGTTAAAAAAATGATAGAAGAACTTGAGGCAAAACTTGAAAATGTAAATACGGTTTTGGATAGGTTAAAAGACATTGAGCAGGCTAGAATTGCAGAGCTTGAAAAAATAAGACTCACACAAAAAATGTTGGAATTAAGAAAAGAAGATATATTCGAAACTGCCGCTAAGGAAGAAGAATCAAATGTAGAGCAGGCTGAGGCGCCTAAAAAAGTTTATACCTATAATACGGAAAGACCCTTGCGTATATTAATGATAGGGGATTCTCAGATGCACAGTATTGCTGCAGGTTTTTTAAGGCTTACAGGTCAAAACTCTTCCATAAGGGTAAAAGAAATTTCGGTTCACTCTTCAGGTTTTATAAGAAGCGATTATTACAACTGGCCTAAAAAGTTAAAGAATGTGTTTGAAGAAAGTCAAAACGAACGCTATGATATTGCCGTCATTTTTTTAGGAATGAATGATTATCAAAATTTTTATGCAGATAACGGCAAAGTTCTTGTAAAAGAAACTGAAGACTGGGAATCGGCTTATAGGGATAAGGTAATAACACATTTGGACGTTTTATTTGCAAATACAAAAAAGGTGTATTGGCTGGGCATGCCTGTTGTACGGGATAAAATATACAATGCCCAATTACTCTATATTGAAGACTTACAGAAAAAAATAGCATCTGAGTATTCGAGTATAATCCTTAATAAATTTTCTCTAAGCAGTATCGCTCCCGGAGAAGGGGTTCCTTATACCGATACCGTTAAAACCGCCGAAGGAAAAAAAATAAGACTTATGAAAGATGACGGGCATCATTATACGGTTTCAGGCGGTGAATATATTATGCAGCCCTTTTTAGAGCTGCTTTATAAGGATTGGGATCTGGAACCCTGTACGCCTTAA